The following proteins are co-located in the Spinactinospora alkalitolerans genome:
- a CDS encoding BtrH N-terminal domain-containing protein, whose product MITVEDIDARGTQHCETTALGVLLRHEGLDLSEPMLFGLGSGLSFIYWDSKNMGFPFLGGRVKPFDLTRNLAAILGLELLVQETTSPRRAWENVTVPIDAGHPVGLQLDSYYLDYFGSKVHFGGHVVAMCGYDEYDAYLVDTDRQGGAVTTSLTSLAQARAARGPMAAKHRSFTLTTPRNPPSPQGQIVPAITACADAFLNPPIANLGHRGIEKTGKLVRTWLQRTDTPQRDLPQAALLMEEAGTGGALFRNLYRDFLAECTELLDSSHLRTGHTLYTEAATLWTEVAALIKKAGESGEAQCLVQAGTVLCDLSRMEREAMQALSCLEA is encoded by the coding sequence ATGATCACGGTAGAAGACATCGATGCCCGCGGTACACAGCACTGCGAGACGACAGCACTGGGGGTGCTGCTGCGGCACGAAGGACTCGATCTGTCCGAGCCCATGCTCTTCGGTCTCGGCTCCGGCCTGTCCTTCATCTACTGGGACAGCAAGAACATGGGCTTCCCCTTCCTCGGGGGGCGAGTCAAGCCCTTCGACCTCACCAGAAACCTGGCCGCCATACTCGGGTTGGAACTACTGGTCCAGGAGACCACCTCGCCCCGCAGGGCATGGGAGAACGTGACGGTTCCCATCGACGCCGGGCACCCGGTCGGGCTGCAGCTCGACAGCTACTACCTGGACTACTTCGGGTCGAAGGTGCACTTCGGCGGCCATGTCGTCGCCATGTGCGGCTACGACGAGTACGACGCTTACCTGGTGGACACCGACCGGCAAGGTGGAGCGGTAACCACCAGCCTGACCAGCCTCGCCCAGGCCAGAGCCGCACGCGGCCCGATGGCCGCCAAGCACCGCTCCTTCACCCTCACCACTCCAAGGAACCCGCCCTCCCCACAGGGTCAGATCGTTCCCGCCATCACCGCCTGCGCCGACGCCTTCCTCAACCCGCCCATCGCCAACCTGGGCCACCGAGGCATCGAGAAGACCGGCAAGCTGGTACGCACATGGCTCCAGCGCACCGACACCCCGCAGCGGGACCTGCCGCAGGCCGCCCTCTTGATGGAGGAGGCCGGCACAGGTGGCGCCCTGTTCCGCAACCTCTACCGCGACTTCCTCGCCGAATGCACCGAGCTGCTCGACAGCAGCCACCTGCGCACCGGCCACACGCTGTACACCGAGGCAGCCACCCTGTGGACGGAAGTGGCAGCACTGATCAAGAAGGCCGGTGAATCAGGCGAGGCGCAATGCCTCGTACAGGCCGGAACGGTCCTCTGCGATCTTTCGCGCATGGAGCGCGAGGCCATGCAGGCGCTGAGCTGCCTGGAGGCGTGA
- a CDS encoding DMT family transporter, translating into MLVAALALTSERLTRHRSLGLGLGFLGVVTIIGPWNGLGAGHSLTAQFACLGATNAAAVTHLSPVVGAVLGIVLLGEPLRWYQPLGAVLVILGIMAAHGRLPWTRSRPSRRQPSTKDQDMIAS; encoded by the coding sequence ATGCTGGTCGCAGCCCTGGCCTTGACCAGCGAGCGGCTGACCCGGCATCGCAGTCTCGGCTTGGGCCTGGGATTTCTCGGGGTGGTCACCATCATCGGACCGTGGAACGGCCTCGGAGCAGGGCACAGCCTGACTGCGCAATTCGCCTGTTTGGGCGCGACCAACGCAGCCGCTGTCACTCACCTGTCTCCGGTCGTCGGGGCCGTCCTCGGAATTGTGCTGCTCGGCGAACCCCTTAGGTGGTATCAACCTCTCGGCGCGGTGCTGGTCATCCTCGGGATCATGGCAGCGCACGGACGCCTTCCCTGGACGCGTTCACGCCCATCCCGCCGCCAGCCCTCGACCAAGGA
- a CDS encoding family 78 glycoside hydrolase catalytic domain: protein MTLALVLTLGLFVAPMNAAPVIAAATKVSPIDLRVEDAPKPLGIDAAQPRLSWRLKSEQRGVRQTAYQVQVASSKSALVDGDADIWDSGKVKKNASAQIPYAGPNLDSATRYHWRVRVWDATGAKTEWSSPSWWETGLFDDAAWKGADWISRDLTNQGPDADHPPAPRFRHEFDSNGPIAKARLYLSGLGYSVAHINGRRVGTSVLDPGQTDYSDTAFYVAHDVTKLLNKGENAIGVELGRGFYGISTENSWNWNSAPWWSDPELRALLVITHPDGSTTTITSNEEWQTSDDGPTRYDEVFVGETYDARREQPGWSGPDYDGVDAWESAEPSDGPAGSLRARPHEPIRVTETLTPVEITEPESGVHVFDLGVQIAGWARLKVHGEPGTEVTMRYGERLGDDGLVTVPQYGNFHDVPRAQTDTYVLGGGGGPEVWEPSYTYKGFRFVEVRGLPSEPTTETVQGRRTHNDFESIGHFDSGSELLNTIRGNTRRALLNNHQHVPTDTPVYEKAGWTGDAQLTATTMSYEFDTSRFHRKFLDDMLDAQRPSGELPTIVPTPGWSYEGAPGWPAVQGPTPAWDVALFVLSRNLYEMEGDVGVLERHYGGMQRYFSWLESRADADGLYPVGLGDWLAPGGNPPEGPVLSSTAHAYRMASWLADTAEILNDTEQATAYRTRAGEIRDAFNTAFLDKEGGLYQTPGVSEYRQTSNILPLAFGLVPEKHVDEVADNLVADIRDRGNRLDTGVVGTRYLLPVLTHHGEIDVAYAVATQTEEPSWGYWIELGRTSLQEHWHADTRSLNHHFFGSIGHWMFADLAGITAAEPGYATARIKPHIPSGLNHAEASTQTVRGEVASNWRRDGEGGLDLEVVVPPNATGEIHVPLLGRSAEHVAASPEADFVDARDGYAVYKVGSGKWRFVVADDVSDVCVDPQPATVVFGDVDSGVENRTVAGSCTINHRILGDGDWSNHGEFVSHVADAAKTLRSDGIISRRESSTLTSAAARSDVGR, encoded by the coding sequence ATGACGCTCGCACTCGTGCTGACGCTGGGACTCTTCGTGGCCCCCATGAACGCTGCCCCGGTCATCGCAGCGGCGACCAAGGTGTCACCGATCGACCTGAGAGTGGAGGACGCCCCGAAACCCCTGGGTATCGACGCCGCGCAGCCACGACTGTCGTGGCGTCTGAAGTCCGAGCAGCGCGGCGTCCGACAGACCGCGTACCAGGTGCAGGTGGCCAGCTCGAAATCGGCCCTGGTCGACGGCGACGCGGACATATGGGACTCCGGCAAGGTCAAGAAGAACGCCTCTGCGCAGATCCCCTACGCCGGACCGAACCTGGACTCCGCCACGCGCTACCACTGGCGAGTCCGCGTGTGGGACGCGACCGGCGCCAAGACCGAATGGAGCTCCCCCAGCTGGTGGGAGACAGGGCTGTTCGACGACGCCGCCTGGAAGGGCGCCGACTGGATCAGCCGCGACCTGACCAACCAAGGTCCCGACGCCGACCACCCGCCCGCGCCGCGCTTTCGGCACGAGTTCGACTCGAACGGACCGATCGCCAAGGCCCGCCTCTACCTCAGCGGCCTCGGATACTCGGTCGCGCACATCAACGGCCGGCGCGTGGGAACATCGGTACTCGATCCCGGGCAGACCGACTACAGCGACACCGCCTTCTACGTGGCCCACGATGTCACCAAGCTCCTGAACAAGGGCGAGAACGCGATCGGGGTCGAGCTCGGCCGCGGATTCTACGGCATCAGCACCGAGAACTCCTGGAACTGGAACAGCGCGCCCTGGTGGTCCGATCCCGAACTCCGCGCCCTGCTGGTCATCACCCACCCCGACGGCTCGACCACCACGATCACGTCGAACGAGGAGTGGCAGACGAGCGACGACGGGCCGACCAGGTATGACGAGGTCTTCGTCGGCGAGACCTACGACGCACGGCGCGAACAGCCCGGTTGGAGCGGACCGGACTACGACGGCGTAGACGCGTGGGAGTCGGCGGAGCCGTCGGACGGCCCTGCGGGCAGTCTGCGAGCCCGGCCGCACGAGCCGATCCGTGTCACCGAGACACTCACCCCCGTCGAGATCACCGAGCCCGAGTCCGGCGTGCACGTGTTCGACCTCGGAGTCCAGATCGCGGGGTGGGCCCGGCTGAAGGTCCACGGAGAGCCCGGAACCGAGGTCACCATGCGCTACGGGGAGCGGCTCGGGGACGACGGTCTCGTAACGGTCCCGCAGTACGGCAACTTCCACGACGTTCCGCGCGCCCAGACCGACACCTATGTTCTCGGCGGAGGCGGTGGCCCGGAAGTCTGGGAACCCTCCTACACCTACAAGGGGTTCAGGTTCGTGGAGGTCCGCGGCCTGCCGTCCGAACCCACGACGGAGACCGTCCAGGGTCGGCGGACACACAACGACTTCGAGTCCATCGGCCACTTCGACAGCGGCTCCGAGCTGCTCAACACCATCCGCGGCAACACACGCCGCGCCCTGCTCAACAACCACCAGCACGTCCCCACGGACACCCCCGTTTACGAGAAGGCCGGATGGACGGGCGACGCGCAACTGACGGCCACGACCATGAGCTACGAGTTCGACACGAGCCGGTTCCACAGGAAATTCCTGGACGACATGCTGGACGCGCAGCGCCCCTCGGGGGAACTTCCCACGATCGTGCCGACTCCCGGCTGGAGCTACGAAGGCGCCCCCGGGTGGCCGGCCGTCCAAGGCCCCACCCCGGCGTGGGACGTGGCCCTGTTCGTGCTGTCGCGCAACCTGTACGAAATGGAAGGCGACGTCGGAGTCCTCGAACGCCACTACGGCGGGATGCAGCGCTACTTCTCGTGGCTGGAGTCCCGGGCCGACGCCGACGGCCTGTACCCTGTCGGCCTGGGCGACTGGCTCGCTCCCGGCGGAAACCCGCCGGAGGGCCCGGTGCTGAGCTCGACGGCCCACGCCTACCGCATGGCGAGCTGGCTGGCCGATACCGCGGAGATCCTCAACGACACCGAGCAGGCAACGGCATACCGGACCCGTGCAGGCGAGATCCGCGACGCCTTCAACACGGCGTTCCTCGACAAAGAGGGCGGGCTGTATCAGACACCCGGTGTGAGTGAGTACCGGCAGACGTCGAACATCCTGCCGCTGGCCTTCGGGCTCGTTCCCGAGAAACACGTCGACGAGGTCGCCGACAACCTCGTCGCCGACATCCGGGACCGCGGCAACCGGCTCGACACGGGTGTCGTCGGCACCCGCTATCTGCTGCCCGTCCTCACTCACCACGGTGAGATCGACGTGGCCTACGCGGTGGCGACGCAGACCGAGGAGCCGAGCTGGGGCTACTGGATCGAACTCGGACGCACGTCACTCCAGGAACACTGGCATGCCGACACCCGATCCCTGAACCACCACTTTTTCGGTTCCATCGGCCATTGGATGTTCGCCGACCTGGCCGGGATCACCGCCGCTGAACCGGGGTATGCGACAGCGAGGATCAAGCCGCACATTCCCAGTGGGCTGAACCATGCCGAGGCCAGCACTCAGACAGTGCGGGGCGAGGTCGCCTCAAATTGGCGCCGCGACGGTGAAGGCGGCCTGGACCTGGAGGTTGTCGTTCCGCCCAACGCAACCGGTGAGATACATGTGCCTCTCCTCGGTCGAAGCGCCGAGCATGTCGCGGCGTCCCCCGAGGCCGACTTCGTCGATGCGCGTGACGGCTACGCGGTTTACAAGGTCGGCTCGGGGAAATGGCGCTTCGTGGTGGCCGACGATGTCAGCGACGTCTGCGTCGATCCACAGCCGGCAACCGTCGTTTTCGGTGACGTGGACAGCGGCGTCGAGAACCGCACTGTCGCAGGCTCGTGCACCATCAACCACCGGATCCTGGGTGATGGTGACTGGTCGAATCACGGCGAATTCGTCAGTCACGTGGCCGATGCGGCCAAGACCCTCCGCTCCGACGGCATCATCAGCCGGCGCGAGTCCTCCACGCTGACCAGCGCGGCGGCTCGCTCGGACGTCGGTCGATAG
- a CDS encoding IS630 family transposase has protein sequence MPLATRSGTPAEAVPALRRPQLAEARRVRAAELLEQGRPQTEIARILGVTPESVRRWKRRWEQGGTAALRRRPATGRPPKLADAQVEQVRAVLEQGAVAHGFESELWTLERVGRVVERTTGVALARASVWRLLTVRLGWSLQRPQRVAAERDESEIARWVAHEWPRIKRGP, from the coding sequence ATGCCCCTCGCTACCAGATCCGGCACCCCCGCAGAAGCCGTCCCGGCGCTGAGGCGCCCGCAACTGGCCGAGGCCCGGCGCGTCCGCGCCGCCGAACTGCTGGAACAAGGCCGCCCTCAAACTGAGATCGCCCGGATACTCGGCGTGACACCGGAAAGCGTGCGGCGCTGGAAGCGCCGATGGGAACAAGGCGGAACCGCGGCGCTGCGCCGCCGCCCGGCCACCGGGCGGCCACCCAAGCTGGCCGATGCGCAGGTAGAACAGGTGCGCGCCGTGCTGGAGCAGGGCGCTGTGGCCCACGGATTCGAATCGGAACTTTGGACCCTGGAGCGGGTAGGGCGTGTCGTGGAGCGCACTACCGGCGTGGCGCTGGCGCGGGCCTCGGTCTGGCGGCTGCTCACCGTGCGGCTGGGCTGGAGCCTGCAGCGTCCCCAGCGCGTGGCGGCCGAACGCGATGAGTCCGAGATCGCCCGGTGGGTCGCCCACGAGTGGCCGCGCATTAAAAGGGGGCCGTAG
- a CDS encoding transposase encodes MFFDESGVSLLPVVRRTYAPRGRTPALRHRLNWKRAGMAAALGYHAADACRGARLCFDLRPGTYDTVALIEVLEQLKRFYRGEPVVLVWDGLGAHWSHAMRDWAARQDWLTLERLPAYAPQLNPVEMLWSAIKARELANVAGEHLADVADAAEAGINRVCEEERLAWSFLAHTGLKIHTSRPQN; translated from the coding sequence GTGTTCTTTGACGAATCGGGCGTGTCGCTGCTGCCGGTCGTGCGCCGAACCTATGCTCCCCGCGGACGCACGCCCGCGCTGAGGCACCGGCTGAACTGGAAACGTGCCGGCATGGCCGCCGCGCTGGGCTACCACGCCGCCGATGCATGCCGCGGAGCGCGCTTGTGCTTCGACCTGCGCCCGGGGACCTATGACACCGTCGCGTTGATCGAGGTGCTCGAACAACTCAAGCGGTTCTACCGGGGTGAGCCGGTGGTACTGGTCTGGGACGGGCTCGGGGCGCACTGGAGCCATGCGATGCGGGACTGGGCGGCGCGGCAGGACTGGCTGACCCTGGAGCGGCTGCCCGCCTATGCTCCCCAGCTCAACCCGGTGGAGATGCTGTGGTCGGCCATCAAGGCACGGGAGCTGGCCAATGTGGCCGGGGAACATCTGGCCGACGTTGCCGATGCCGCCGAGGCCGGGATCAACCGGGTGTGTGAGGAGGAGCGGCTTGCCTGGTCGTTCCTGGCCCACACCGGCCTGAAGATCCATACTTCGCGCCCACAGAACTAA